One Lacipirellulaceae bacterium DNA window includes the following coding sequences:
- a CDS encoding GxxExxY protein: MTTILHKQESYQILGAAFEVYNQMGSGFLEAVYQECLEIEFRERNLPFLSQKPLELNYKSKPLEAKYIPDFICYEKIIVEIKAVTELNSNHRAQVLNYLKATGYQLGLLINFGKHGGLESERILWN; encoded by the coding sequence AGCTACCAAATCCTCGGAGCCGCCTTCGAGGTCTACAACCAAATGGGCAGCGGCTTCTTGGAAGCTGTCTATCAAGAATGTCTAGAGATCGAGTTCCGCGAGCGCAATCTTCCTTTTCTTTCACAGAAGCCTTTGGAGCTGAACTACAAATCAAAGCCACTGGAAGCAAAGTACATTCCTGATTTCATCTGCTACGAAAAAATCATTGTAGAAATCAAAGCGGTCACCGAACTGAACAGCAATCATCGTGCTCAGGTACTCAACTATCTCAAAGCGACAGGTTACCAGTTGGGCCTGCTCATCAACTTTGGGAAACATGGCGGGTTGGAATCGGAGCGAATTCTGTGGAACTAG
- a CDS encoding YifB family Mg chelatase-like AAA ATPase, producing MLAKLHTYSLLGIDALPVEVEVDVSPAAMPKTVLVGLPEAAVKESVHRVERALVNSGFVRPDNRVVVNLAPADLPKQAASFDLPVALGMLAASGQFESDILSRYAVVGELALDGNTRPVKGALSMAMAAAKQPGIETILVPYDNAPEAAVVEGVEVIAVESLSQAAAFLSGRLPLEPTPSKVEKMFEELDWYEENFADVRGQELAKRAVMLAAAGAHNLLMVGPPGAGKTMLAKRVPTILPRLTADESIETTRIYSAMGKLPASRPLMVRRPYRAPHHTISNAGLVGGGSIPSPGEISLAHNGVLFLDELPEFNRQTLEVLRQPLEDGHVSISRALRSTEFPADFMLLASLNPCPCGYRNDPRRECHCSSPQIERYMSKISGPLLDRIDLHLEVAAVPFNELASGPPGTTSEQMREQVESAREVQAKRFAGTNIRSNAQITSRQLRELCQLDDAGKQLLQASVNEMGLSARAHDKVLRVARTIADVEGATDIKSEHVAEAVNYRMLDRQFWT from the coding sequence ATGCTAGCCAAACTTCACACCTATTCCCTCCTCGGCATCGACGCTCTTCCCGTGGAAGTTGAGGTCGATGTCTCGCCCGCGGCAATGCCCAAGACGGTACTCGTCGGCTTGCCGGAGGCTGCCGTGAAGGAAAGCGTTCACCGTGTCGAGCGAGCATTGGTGAACAGCGGTTTTGTTCGTCCCGATAACCGTGTCGTTGTGAACCTTGCGCCGGCTGATCTTCCCAAGCAGGCAGCTTCGTTTGATCTGCCGGTGGCCTTGGGAATGCTCGCTGCTAGTGGGCAATTTGAGTCAGACATCCTCAGCCGCTATGCCGTGGTAGGGGAGCTGGCGCTTGATGGAAATACTCGCCCAGTGAAGGGTGCCCTATCCATGGCAATGGCTGCCGCGAAGCAGCCAGGCATCGAGACTATTCTTGTCCCTTACGACAACGCGCCCGAGGCAGCGGTCGTGGAAGGTGTCGAAGTGATCGCCGTGGAGAGTCTTAGCCAAGCCGCGGCATTTCTATCCGGCCGTCTGCCGCTCGAACCGACCCCCTCGAAGGTCGAGAAGATGTTCGAAGAACTCGACTGGTACGAGGAAAACTTCGCCGACGTCCGTGGCCAAGAACTCGCCAAACGAGCTGTGATGTTGGCCGCAGCTGGCGCGCATAATTTGCTAATGGTTGGGCCACCAGGTGCCGGCAAAACGATGCTGGCCAAACGAGTGCCAACGATCCTCCCGCGGCTCACTGCTGACGAGTCGATCGAAACCACTCGTATTTATAGCGCGATGGGGAAGCTCCCTGCAAGCCGCCCGTTGATGGTCCGCCGTCCTTACCGAGCCCCGCATCACACGATCAGTAACGCCGGACTCGTCGGCGGTGGATCGATTCCTTCACCCGGTGAAATCAGCCTTGCACATAACGGCGTCCTGTTCTTAGACGAGTTGCCAGAGTTCAACCGTCAAACCTTAGAGGTACTCAGGCAACCTCTCGAAGACGGGCACGTTTCGATCAGCCGCGCGTTGCGATCAACCGAGTTCCCCGCAGACTTCATGCTCCTCGCGTCGTTGAATCCGTGCCCGTGCGGTTATCGGAATGATCCACGACGGGAATGCCATTGCAGTAGCCCTCAGATTGAAAGGTACATGAGTAAAATTTCAGGGCCCCTACTAGACCGTATCGATTTGCATCTCGAAGTCGCCGCAGTACCGTTCAACGAACTCGCCAGTGGGCCACCTGGAACCACAAGCGAGCAGATGCGCGAGCAAGTCGAATCCGCCCGCGAGGTCCAGGCGAAACGCTTCGCCGGCACGAACATCCGCAGCAACGCCCAGATCACCAGTCGTCAGTTGCGCGAACTGTGCCAACTCGACGACGCAGGTAAACAGCTACTTCAGGCCAGCGTCAACGAAATGGGCCTCTCCGCAAGAGCCCACGACAAAGTCCTCCGCGTCGCCCGCACAATTGCCGACGTCGAAGGAGCCACCGACATCAAAAGCGAACACGTCGCTGAGGCGGTCAACTACCGCATGCTTGATCGGCAATTCTGGACGTGA